The following is a genomic window from Neisseria zalophi.
TAGCCCCTACGGCAAACTATGGGAACATATTTTTCTCAACAGCTACCAAACCCCCGCTCTACGCGCACCCGTTATCGGCTATATGAATGATCTCAATATCTTAAAAGCCAACGATTTGCGCCAATGGTATCAGAAGTGGTATGCTCCCAATAACGCCACACTGGTGATTGTTGGTGATGTCGATGCCAAGCAAACACTCAATACGGTCACCAAGCTATTCGCTCCTATCCCCTCGAAAACCCTGCCGGCACGCAATCGGTTTAACAACGAGAAGATGGCCACCAAACCCGTTCGTGCACAAACTTTTTCCGCCGTTACCCGCCAACCGGTCTTCGCCTTGTCTTACCGCGTTCCCAAGCTGAGAAACATTGGCGATAAAATGCCTTATGCCTTGGATGTTTTATCCGATATTCTCAGCGGCAACTCATCCAGTCGGCTGGATAAAAATCTAGTTCGGGGCAAACAAGTGGCTTTAAATGTCGGCACCAATTATGATTTATTCAACCGGGAAATGCCTTTGTTCACCATTGTCGGCATGCCGGGTGCGGGTACGGACGTCGATACCCTCGTCCGCCTTATGCGCAATGAAATTGACGATATCGCCCAAAACGGTATTACACAGGAAGAATTAGACCGAATCCGTAAATTGAGTGCCGCTTCGGAAATTTATGCCAACGACTCCATCACTGCCCAAGCCTCCCTTATGGGCAAATTGGAAACACGCGGCTTCAAATATAGCGATGAAGCAGAACTACGCCGCCGCCTGCAACAAGTAACCATTGCAGAAGTGCAGGCCGCTGCAAAATTGCTGACGCCGGAACGTTCAAGTTTGGTTGTGGTACAACCCCAATCGGCACAAGTACGTTAAAAAGCCTTGATATAAAATATCTGGCTGAATATATACAATAAGCCGTCTGAAAAATTTCAGACGGCTTATTTTTATATCAATATTTAGATTAGTCTAAATTACCTAAAATAATCCGCAACATACGGCGCAGCGGTTCGGCAGCACCCCATAAAAGCTGGTCGCCTACGGTGAATGCGCTGATATATTCGCCACCCATACCCAATTTACGGATACGGCCTACCGGCACGCTTAAGGTTCCGGTAACGGCGGCAGGGGTTAAATCGTTAATACTGGCTTCTTTCTGATTCGGAATCACTTTCACCCAGTCGTTGGCACCGGCCAATAATGATTCGATTTCCTCAACCGGCAAATCTTTTTTCAATTTCAAGGTAATCGCTTGGCTATGGCAGCGCATAGAGCCTACCCGTACACATAAGCCGTCGATAACAATGGGATTCTCACCACCTAAAATCTTATTGGTTTCAACGCCGCCCTTCCATTCCTCTTTAGATTGGCCGTTACCTAAATCGGCATCAATCCAAGGAATCAAACTGCCCGCTAAAGGCACACCGAAGTTGGCTTTCGGATAGCTGCTGCTACGCAAGAAATCGGATACTTTACGGTCGATATCCAAAATAGCACCGGCCGGATCAGCCAATTCTTTTTCTACCTGATGGTGGATAGCGCCCATGCCTTCCAGCAATTCGCGCATATTTTTGGCGCCCGCACCGGATGCGGCCTGATAAGTCATACTGGTTGCCCACTCGACTAATCCGTTTTGGAACAAACCGCCCAGAGCCATAAGCATCAACGATACAGTACAATTGCCGCCGATATAGTTTTTAACACCTTTTTCCAATGCCGCATCAATCACATTGCGGTTAACCGGATCCAACACAATCACCGCTTCATCATCCATACGCAAAGAAGATGCCGCATCAATCCAATAACCCTGCCAACCGCTGTCCCGCAACGGTTTGAAGATGGTTTTGGTGTAGTCGCCGCCTTGGCAGGTCACAATCACATCCATCTCTGCCAACTGGCTAATATCGTTAGCATCTTTTAAAATTTTAGCTTTCTGACCAAAATCAGGGGCACTTCCGCCAACATTTGATGTCGTAAAAAATACTGCTTCGGCAATATGGGCAAAATCATTTTCTTCTCGCATACGTTGCATCAATACAGAGCCGACCATACCACGCCAGCCGACAAATCCTACTTTCATTGTGTGCTCCTCAAAGGAAATATGTTTACAAATATGATAACAATCACAAAAGTAGCGTTTTAACGCCGGCATAAATAAAAGTAAAGTTTTTTTTGATATTTGCTAAGTAAAAGCCGCCGATATCGGCATTTAACAATCAATCTATATAAAAAAGGAGTATTAAAAATGAATGAGATTCATACAAATAATGCTACATTGCCGCCGCTTGAAACAGAGGTTGTTGTCGACCCTGCCACACCGGGTAGTCGTATAGCTGCTTATCTTATCAATGTTGTTTTTACCCTCATTGCCTATATTCCGCTTATGGTGATGATATCCTCTTCCTTTAATGACTTACCGGCTCATAGAGCAGATCTGTCCAATATAGGAGAAGCTTTTAGCTGGACATGGCTTATCGGCTTCTTAATTCTGTTGGTTTATGCCCTGTTGCAAATTCGAATCATGAGCCGTGATGGTCAGTCTTTCGGCAAAAAAATTATGAAAATCCGTTTATTAACAACGGATGGTACCAACCCCGGATTCCGTGGCGCCGTATTGATGCGTGAAATTGTTTTTAATATTGCCCTAACCGCCGCCGCATCATTAATAGGCAGAATGTTAGGAACAGGATCAACAGCTGGTGATATTGCCAATCTGGTATCACTGCTTGTTTGGCTCATCTGTTTTATTATGCTGTTCAATCGTTCGAAAAACCGCAGAACGCTACAAGATTATTTCGCGAAAACAGTAGTGGTTAAACTACCGGGTAAATAATATTTGATTTAAAAACCACAATATAAGGCCGTCTGAAAACTTTTTTCAGACGGCCTTATATTGATTTAACTAAATATTCTTACCCAGCACTACAACAGAAGCAGCTGCCAATATATTCAAAACAACTAAACTATTCCTTTATAAGGTAAAATATAACCTTAATTATTCTTAGTTTAAATAACAGTCTGCTTCATAAAAAGCTAATTTTATCATAATAAATAATATTTTATATTTAAAAGGTTTATATTAAAAATGAATGAAATCTATACAAATAATGCAATATCACAATCGTTTGAAACAGAGGTTGTTGTCGAACCGGCATCAGCAGGTAGCCGTATCGCTGCTTATTGTTTAAACATTCTCTTCACATTTATTGCCTTTCTGCCACTCATCATCACTATAGGCTATTCCTTGGAAGATTTTTTAGGCAGCACAAAAGTGACTGTATATGATCAAAGCTCATTCAATCAAATGGCGGTTGTTGGACTAGTCATCCTACTTGCCTATGCTATTCTCCAAGTCATCATGATGAGTAAAAGCGGGCAGTCTTTGGGTAAAAAAGTAATGAAAATCCGTGTATTGAAAACAGATGGTACCAACCCTGGATTTGGTGGTACGGTATTAATACGCGAGATTGGCTTCAATTTTATTCTTTCCCTTGGTTGTACTCTAATCAGTAAGATATTGGTATTAGCCATAGGGGGCGATGATGAATTAACAGAAGGTATTTCCAGCTTACTTTCAATGATTGTATGGCTGGTATGCTTCATTATGATGTTTAACCGCTCGAAAGACCGTAGAACATTACAAGATTATTTAGCCAATACAGTAGTCGTTAAATTACCTAATAACCGATAATTTCGATTGAAATACTGTAACGTAATAAGGCCGTCTGAAAGCTTTTTTTCAGACGGCTTTATTACATTGCATTGATTAAAAAGTTTTTTCCAAGGTAATAAACCATTGCTTGTTTTGCCGTGAATAGAAAGCAGGAATATTACTTTTTACTTTTAAATACTGAAAATTAAGCTTAGGGGTAATGCCGTATAAATGTACACTGCGGTGCCATATCGCAAAATTAGCCTGATACTCTTTATCGCGCCGGACAATACCAAAATATTGGTTCGGCGCATCAAAATTCCGATGCGTATAACGAAGGTTCACACGAGTACTTAAACCGTTTTGCCACTCTTTCAGCACACCAGTACGCAAGCCTTTACGTTTTGATGATTCCTGGCTTTCTGCTGCTCGTTCTCGACCATAATCAGCACCACTATAAATCATTAATCCGGCTTGGGGCAGCCAAGCGGCTGTTACGGAAAGGTTATTCAAGTGCCCATTATAGCGTTCTGAAAGATAACTTTTGGCATAACGCCTTTGAAGATGGGTAAACGCCCCAACCACCTGCCAGTTATCATTCAACCAACGCCCATGTTGTGTGCTGATACCAAAATTTCGACTGTATGCCTCCCCACCCAAACGGTGATAGCCAATAAAAGGGGTCACCGATGTCCATTGTTGGATATTCTGATTTTTATATCCGGTACCTAAATGGACGCTTTGCTCACTATAATCTTTATTATCCCAATACTGCACACCATCAAATGAAGCTTCTGTTGTTAAATAATGATTACCTGCAATATTCCAATCGCGTTCAGCAGAAAAGTTGTATCTCAGACCATTGGCTTTTTTTGGTAGAGAATCTTCATTACGCTCCAACCTCCCCAATGATGTATCCACATGGCGTATCGAAGAAGCATTATTTACATTATCATTGCGTTCATATTGCACACCGGCATTCACAACCCAACCTTGTTGTTTTTGAATACGCATTAAATAAACATCAGCCATCATTCTGGCTTCCTGCGTAATATCATCCGCCTTGACGCGCTCAAACTGATCTTTAGATGCCTGATATTGCTTGTTTTCATACAACATACCGGCCAAGTCCAAGCGCACATAACTCAAATCCGGATCTTTCGCAATAATCCGCCGATATGCCGCAATAGCCTCTCCATGTTTT
Proteins encoded in this region:
- a CDS encoding RDD family protein — encoded protein: MNEIYTNNAISQSFETEVVVEPASAGSRIAAYCLNILFTFIAFLPLIITIGYSLEDFLGSTKVTVYDQSSFNQMAVVGLVILLAYAILQVIMMSKSGQSLGKKVMKIRVLKTDGTNPGFGGTVLIREIGFNFILSLGCTLISKILVLAIGGDDELTEGISSLLSMIVWLVCFIMMFNRSKDRRTLQDYLANTVVVKLPNNR
- a CDS encoding RDD family protein, whose product is MNEIHTNNATLPPLETEVVVDPATPGSRIAAYLINVVFTLIAYIPLMVMISSSFNDLPAHRADLSNIGEAFSWTWLIGFLILLVYALLQIRIMSRDGQSFGKKIMKIRLLTTDGTNPGFRGAVLMREIVFNIALTAAASLIGRMLGTGSTAGDIANLVSLLVWLICFIMLFNRSKNRRTLQDYFAKTVVVKLPGK
- a CDS encoding M16 family metallopeptidase — translated: MLMLRRMILLFLLSTSPAWAQTLSKTLPNGLKVIVKEDNRAPVAVSQIWYRVGSIDEKEGKTGLSHALEHMMFKGTPSVPSGEFSRRVSALGGRNNAYTTRNETVFFENIAAGNLPEVLAMEADRMKNLNFSDKDFDNEMNVIREERRLRTEDSPYGKLWEHIFLNSYQTPALRAPVIGYMNDLNILKANDLRQWYQKWYAPNNATLVIVGDVDAKQTLNTVTKLFAPIPSKTLPARNRFNNEKMATKPVRAQTFSAVTRQPVFALSYRVPKLRNIGDKMPYALDVLSDILSGNSSSRLDKNLVRGKQVALNVGTNYDLFNREMPLFTIVGMPGAGTDVDTLVRLMRNEIDDIAQNGITQEELDRIRKLSAASEIYANDSITAQASLMGKLETRGFKYSDEAELRRRLQQVTIAEVQAAAKLLTPERSSLVVVQPQSAQVR
- a CDS encoding surface lipoprotein assembly modifier, translating into MQKYFFVIISSAAAFVTAAGPTTQGVLPPSDIPRFENADKAIAKPETRKTEVAESVNVPSQKDNTVEIGEHDLRQNPELTAQLIEQSLRSQNWALLADLLPLYRSLSQYDEILYDYANGALLRSQKKHGEAIAAYRRIIAKDPDLSYVRLDLAGMLYENKQYQASKDQFERVKADDITQEARMMADVYLMRIQKQQGWVVNAGVQYERNDNVNNASSIRHVDTSLGRLERNEDSLPKKANGLRYNFSAERDWNIAGNHYLTTEASFDGVQYWDNKDYSEQSVHLGTGYKNQNIQQWTSVTPFIGYHRLGGEAYSRNFGISTQHGRWLNDNWQVVGAFTHLQRRYAKSYLSERYNGHLNNLSVTAAWLPQAGLMIYSGADYGRERAAESQESSKRKGLRTGVLKEWQNGLSTRVNLRYTHRNFDAPNQYFGIVRRDKEYQANFAIWHRSVHLYGITPKLNFQYLKVKSNIPAFYSRQNKQWFITLEKTF
- the asd gene encoding aspartate-semialdehyde dehydrogenase; protein product: MKVGFVGWRGMVGSVLMQRMREENDFAHIAEAVFFTTSNVGGSAPDFGQKAKILKDANDISQLAEMDVIVTCQGGDYTKTIFKPLRDSGWQGYWIDAASSLRMDDEAVIVLDPVNRNVIDAALEKGVKNYIGGNCTVSLMLMALGGLFQNGLVEWATSMTYQAASGAGAKNMRELLEGMGAIHHQVEKELADPAGAILDIDRKVSDFLRSSSYPKANFGVPLAGSLIPWIDADLGNGQSKEEWKGGVETNKILGGENPIVIDGLCVRVGSMRCHSQAITLKLKKDLPVEEIESLLAGANDWVKVIPNQKEASINDLTPAAVTGTLSVPVGRIRKLGMGGEYISAFTVGDQLLWGAAEPLRRMLRIILGNLD